One region of Serinus canaria isolate serCan28SL12 chromosome 25, serCan2020, whole genome shotgun sequence genomic DNA includes:
- the LOC127060439 gene encoding LOW QUALITY PROTEIN: serine/threonine-protein kinase pim-1-like (The sequence of the model RefSeq protein was modified relative to this genomic sequence to represent the inferred CDS: substituted 1 base at 1 genomic stop codon), with protein MPGRALPPARPRAGLPRPRPRASRRGLASGRLWSYWRWRCWAGISAWGRGGIASLWLRLARARLRIRHRPRPRPRPRLLPGPEEDTGGAAAPAASTAACPAGAPPLGSAAAGPEPPLSRCRERTPGDGRPGALEGHSGAVAGPGPSADSRVPPAGKAQQGLKEQHRLGSLLGRGGFGSVFAATRLSDGAPVAIKRVPRERVRHWGELPDGTSAPLEIVLLAKVSTGFPGVVQLLEWLELPNDVLMVLERPEQCQDLQHFIRARRFLPEEVARELFRQVLEAVQHCTSCGVLHRDIKPENILVDLATSLCRXAHTGCAPHPPDELHLYSTGTRSYSPPEWTHFGWYYGKPATIWSLGILLHQMVCGKHPFRRGQNISWDHQLSLPQGLSQECQDLIRRCLSMLDSERPSLEELLCHPWMQDIHLP; from the exons ATGCCCGGTCGGGccctgcccccggcccggccccgggcggGGCTGCCCCGTCCCCGGCCCCGGGCGTCCCGCCGCGGTCTCGCCTCCGGCCGGCTCTGGTCGTACTGGCGGTGGCGCTGCTGGGCGGGCATCAGTGCCTGGGGCCGGGGCGGCATCGCCTCCCTTTGGCTCCGCCTGGCCCGAGCCCGGCTCCGGATCCGAcaccggccccggccccggccccgacCCCGGCTCCTACCGGGGCCCGAGGAGGACACAGGTGGCGCGGCCGCTCCCGCTGCCTCCACTGCCGCTTGCCCGGCCGGAGCTCCGCCGCTCGGCAGCGCGGCCGCCGGCCCCGAGCCGCCGCTGTCCCGTTGCAGGGAGCGAACGCCTGGGGATGGCCGGCCCGGGGCGCTTGAGGGACACTCGGGGGCCGTTGCCGGCCCCGGGCCGAGCGCTGACAGCCGCGTCCCGCCGGCAGGGAAGGCGcagcagggcctgaaggagcagCACCGGCTGGGCTCGCTGCTGGGGCGCGGCGGCTTCGGCAGCGTCTTCGCGGCCACGCGGCTCTCGGACGGAGCCCCG GTGGCCATCAAAAGGGTGCCCCGGGAGCGCGTCCGGCACTGGGGCGAGCTG CCCGACGGCACCAGCGCACCCCTGGAGATcgtgctgctggccaaggtgTCCACTGGCTTCCCTGGTGTGGTTCAGCTGCTGGAGTGGCTTGAGCTCCCCAACGACGTCTTGATGGTGCTGGAGCGCCCGGAGCAGTGTCAGGACCTGCAGCATTTCATTCGGGCACGGCGGTTCCTGCCCGAGGAGGTGGCGCGGGAGCTGTTCCGCCAGGTGCTGGAGGCCGTgcagcactgcaccagctgTGGGGTCCTGCACAGGGACATCAAACCAGAGAACATCCTGGTTGACCTGGCCACCTCACTATGCAGGTGAGCCCACACAGGgtgtgctcct catccccctgATGAACTCCATCTGTATTCCACAGGAACACGCTCATACAGCCCCCCGGAATGGACCCACTTTGGCTGGTACTATGGCAAGCCAGCTACCATCTGGTCCCTGGGCATCCTGCTGCACCAGATGGTCTGTGGGAAGCACCCTTTCAGGAGGGGCCAGAACATCAGCTGGGACCATCAACTCTCGCTGCCACAAGGGCTCTCTCAAG AGTGCCAAGATCTGATCAGGCGGTGTTTATCCATGCTGGACTCTGAAAGGCCCTCATTagaagagctgctctgtcaTCCTTGGATGCAGGATATTCATCTGCCCTAG
- the LOC115485581 gene encoding olfactory receptor 14A16, whose protein sequence is MSNSSSISHFLLLALADTRQLQLLHFCLLLGISLAALLGNGLIISAVACGHHLHTPMFFFLLNLALSDLGSICTTVPKAMHNSLWDTRNITYSGCAAQLFLYVFFVSAEVSLLTIMCYDRYVSICKPLHYGTLLGSRACAHMAAAAWASGFLYALLHTANTFSLPLCHGNALGQFFCEVPQILKLSCSKSYFRELGITVIGASLAFGCFVFMVFSYVQIFRAVLRISSEQGRHKAFSTCLPHLAVVSLFLSTGTFAYLKPSSISSPSLDLALSVLYSVVPPALNPLIYSLRNQELKAAVWRLMTGRFKKH, encoded by the coding sequence atgtccaacagcagctccatcagccacttcctcctgctggcactggcagacaCGcgacagctgcagctcctgcacttctgcctcttgctgggcatctccctggctgccctcctgggcaacggcctcatcatcagcgccgtagcctgcggccaccacctgcacacgcccatgttcttcttcctgctcaacctggccctcagtgacctgggctccatctgcaccactgtccccaaagccatgcacaattccctctgggacaccaggaacATCACCTACtcaggatgtgctgcacagctctttctgtatgtattttttgtttcagcagaAGTTTCCCTCCTGACCATCATGTGCTACGACCGCtacgtgtccatctgcaaacccctgcactacgggaccctcctgggcagcagagcttgtgcccacatggcagcagctgcctgggccagtggcTTTCTCTatgctctgctgcacacagccaatacattttccctgcccctgtgtcatggcaatgccctgggccagttcttctgtgaagTCCCTCAGATCctcaagctctcctgctccaaatcCTACTTCAGGGAACTTGGGATCACTGTGATTGGTGCCTCTTTAGCTTTTGGCTGTTTTGTGTTCATGgttttctcctatgtgcagatcttcagggctgtgctgaggatctcctctgagcagggacggcacaaagccttttccacctgcctccctcacctggccgTGGTCTCCCTGTTCCTCAGCACAGGCACATTTGCCTACCTGAAACCCTCTTCcatctcctctccatccctggatctggccctgtcagttctgtactcggtggtgcctccagccctgaaccccctcatctacagcctgaggaaccaggagctcaaggctgcagtgtggagaCTGATGACTGGACGGTTTAAAAAGCATTAA